The segment TATTCCAAACATCTATGGACTGTTGCGGATCGCTGGAGTCACCTACGTTCAGCACCATGGCGAGTGCTCTCGATTCGAGCCGTTGTGTTTCTAATGCCGAGTTTCCTGCAGGGAAGGCATGCCCGCGAGCAATTATGCCCCCCGAAGCTCGCTCCTACGGCCTACCTAGACGGCATGAGAGGTCTGGCTGCTCTCTTTGTGTTTTTCTGCCATTACTCCTATCAGGCCTTTACAATTGCGAAAAGCTGGGGCACAGGGACTGACAACTACCACTTCTTGAAGCTCCCCTTCCTCAGACTATGGTATCAAGGACCCGTAGCCGTTTGCGTGTTCTTCGTCGTCTCAGGATACGCATTATCCTATCGACCAATTAAATTGATCCGAAGCGGCGCCCTTTCTGATTTTGCTACCACCATGAGCTCCCTGACCTTCCGCCGAGCCCTTCGCTTGTATCTACCAACTGCCGTTTCCACATTCATGATCATATGTCTGCTGAGAATCGGTGCCTACGAATGGACACGACAATTCGCTAGTGACCGAATGTATATGAAGAACATTGTCGAGCCTCATCCAGTTCGAATGGAGTCGCAGTACGCCCAATTCAGAGATTGGGCCCTTCACATGTACAATTTTGTTCACGTATTTGGTTGGGACGAACACGGCGGCAGCACATGTAAGATATTCTCTCCAAGTCAGGAAGCTCTATGCAATTGCTAACATTAGGCTCATAGCATATGATGTGCATCTATGGACTATTCCTCTCGAATTCCGATGCTCTCTATACTTGTTTCTTGTCATTATTGGCACCGCACGCCTGAGGACTAGTATTCGATTTTTGACTGTCGGGGGAATTATATGGTTCAGCTATCGGCATTCAAGATGGGAGCTGTGTTTGTTCCTGTGTGGCATGCTTCTTGCGGAGACGGACCATATTCGTGGTGCTCACATTCCTCTACCTGCTTTGCCCCAGAGCGAAAAGCAGCCTAGAATGTCTCGCGGATGGGCC is part of the Metarhizium brunneum chromosome 4, complete sequence genome and harbors:
- the PaAT-1_2 gene encoding O-acetyltransferase PaAT-1, giving the protein MNPRDDLTPTSSQEENLGLLDDKISTDSDSEGGSVTDAQSWFGVRVQYPDYSKHLWTVADRWSHLRSAPWRVLSIRAVVFLMPSFLQGRHAREQLCPPKLAPTAYLDGMRGLAALFVFFCHYSYQAFTIAKSWGTGTDNYHFLKLPFLRLWYQGPVAVCVFFVVSGYALSYRPIKLIRSGALSDFATTMSSLTFRRALRLYLPTAVSTFMIICLLRIGAYEWTRQFASDRMYMKNIVEPHPVRMESQYAQFRDWALHMYNFVHVFGWDEHGGSTSYDVHLWTIPLEFRCSLYLFLVIIGTARLRTSIRFLTVGGIIWFSYRHSRWELCLFLCGMLLAETDHIRGAHIPLPALPQSEKQPRMSRGWAKSLFWTSVSVLGLYLMSQPDDGGEVAPGWVYLTSLIPGWWKVEKFRYWQSAGAVLFVLAVGHSRAWQRFFNSPVVQYFGKISYALYLMHGPAMHTVGYHWEKMAYGITGVEGYWYNIGFFLGAAFTIPTVIWWADVFWRAVDIPTVKFAKWFESKCITKN